From a single Octopus sinensis linkage group LG5, ASM634580v1, whole genome shotgun sequence genomic region:
- the LOC115212407 gene encoding protein TBATA-like, whose protein sequence is MNPFVELSLPNVSSPRGLLLNYDSSSRPPESRGGYRFGQLSKNSFFTRHNPHPQRVKHIKGLLDVPICTVLDWDIPPISTRKDSGYKNELSFSFIPDTERFKRLRHFYKEKVLPNYGPLALMEDWNDEFHNFTNQLGLSMQNTNVKSQLPNKAKNRKSHSSGCMYSSETGRLIPPPSRAISKHRMHTGQRELFANPALGIVDQQELENIVLSILCQILQTSDMDAIQGWLICASDREKNLVSNLIKAAVLSQTNNSVNVQNVNGREHHQITTLPPIRENTAVKDITFSNNINQENRKRSSKVDRLILESPTEPEGKAAGNQNFQNSVSNRPPTDTKLNESDKLKDHCCNEGMRRSAETYISRDEILNWKPEEQ, encoded by the exons ATGAATCCTTTTGTAGAGTTAAGTCTGCCAAATGTTTCTTCACCTCGTGGACTGCTACTTAACTATGATTCTTCAAGCAGACCGCCAGAATCCCGGGGAGGTTATCGCTTTGGACAGCTTAGCAAGAATTCGTTTTTTACCCGACACAACCCACATCCACAAAGAGTTAAACATATAAAAG GTTTGCTAGATGTACCAATATGTACAGTACTTGATTGGGACATACCTCCTATTTCTACCAGAAAGGATTCAGGATATAAAAAtgaattgtctttttctttcatacCTGACACCGAGCGATTCAAAAGACTAAGACATTTTTACAAAGAGAAAGTATTACCCAACTATGGACCAT TAGCCTTAATGGAGGATTGGAACGATGAATTTCACAACTTTACAAACCAGTTAGGACTTTCAATGCAGAATACAAATGTAAAAAGTCAACTTCCTAACAAAGCAAAGAACAGAAAATCTCATTCAAGTGGTTGTATGTATTCTTCAGAAACCGGTCGTTTAATTCCACCTCCATCTAGAGCAATCTCAAAACATCGGATGCATACTGGACAAAGAGAATTATTTGCCAATCCAGCACTAGGTATAGTTGACCAACAAGAATTAGAAAACATT GTGTTATCTATATTATGTCAGATTCTTCAGACCAGTGATATGGATGCTATTCAAGGATGGTTAATATGTGCCAGTGATAGAG AGAAAAATTTGGTGAGCAACTTGATAAAAGCAGCTGTTCTTAGCCAAACAAATAACAGTGTTAATGTTCAAAATGTGAATGGCAGAGAGCATCACCAAATAACAACTCTGCCACCTATAAGAGAGAACACAGCAGTTAAAGATATAACATTTTCCAATAATATTAATCAAGAAAACAGGAAAAGATCTTCAAAAGTAGACAG gTTAATTCTTGAAAGTCCAACTGAACCTGAAGGAAAAGCAGCAGGAAACCAGAATTTTCAGAATTCAGTGTCAAATAGACCTCCAACAgacacaaaattaaatgaaagtgaCAAATTAAAAGATCATTgct GCAATGAAGGAATGAGAAGATCAGCCGAAACATATATATCGAGAGATGAAATTTTGAACTGGAAACCCGAggagcaataa